The following proteins are co-located in the Equus quagga isolate Etosha38 chromosome 22, UCLA_HA_Equagga_1.0, whole genome shotgun sequence genome:
- the NEIL3 gene encoding endonuclease 8-like 3 — MVEGPGCTLNGEKIRARVRPGQAVTAVRGSALQSLGGPAWGAAAGAVVPAQAAALNNKEDSSQSVLRLFDGYVYSGVETLGKELFMYFGPKALRIHFGMKGSIIINPPEDKKKDGVSPVFEVQLTKDLIRFFDSSVELRNSTESQQRIRIMGELDICSPKFSFSRAESEVKKQKGRMLCDVLMDQKVLPGVGNIIKNEALFDSGLHPAVKVCQLTNEQTHHLVKMIRDFSILFYKCRKAGCAISRHYKVYKRPNCGQCCCKITVCRLGENHRMTYFCPHCQKENPQHVDICKLPTRNTTICWTSSRDDHLMDHVARKSEEQWTCVVCTLINKPSSKACDACLTSRPVDSILKNEDSSIAYSHLVKYPCNSFGKPNTEVKINRKTAFGTTTLVLTDFSNKSSALERKTSQNQTLDGEFQNSSPTNVCLRDTPHPSKERKNCVTQLSNEVSVTPAVCSPSELFSPAYKKLKRAPSSSPDLKSHNRGFPNRELQIKMTDGPCAGNASSPRCSQHHRLCALRVVRKDGENKGRQFYACPLPREAQCGFFQWADLSFPSCDHGKRSIMRTVLKIGPNNGRNFFVCPLGKEKQCSFFQWAENGPGIKILPGC; from the exons GCTGCTGCACTGAATAATAAGGAAGATTCCAGCCAGAGTGTCTTGAGACTGTTTGATGGATATGTTTACAGTGGCGTGGAAACTTTGGGGAAGGAGCTCTTTATGTACTTTGGGCCAAAAGCTCTACG GATTCATTTTGGAATGAAAGGCTCCATCATAATTAATCCACCTgaggataaaaagaaagatggagttTCTCCTGTTTTTGAAGTGCAGCTCACCAAAGATCTGATTCGTTTCTTTGACTCATCGGTGGAACTcag AAACTCAACGGAAAGCCAACAGAGAATAAGAATCATGGGAGAATTAGATATATGTTCACCTAAATTTAGTTTCTCAAGAGCAGAAAGTGAAGTTAAAAAGCAGAAAGGACGGATGCTCTGTGATGTGTTAATGGACCAGAAAGTGTTGCCGGGGGTAGGGAACATCATCAAAAATGAAGCTCTCTTTGACAGTGGTCTCCACCCAGCTGTTAAA gtTTGCCAGTTAACAAATGAACAGACCCATCACCTTGTGAAAATGATACGTGATTTCAGCATTCTTTTTTACAAG tgccGTAAAGCAGGATGTGCCATCTCTAGACACTATAAGGTTTACAAGCGTCCTAATTGTGGTCAGTGCTGCTGCAAAATAACAGTGTGTCGCTTAGGGGAGAATCACAGAATGACATATTTCTGTCCTCACTGTCAAAAAGAAAATCCTCAACATGTTGACATATG CAAGCTGCCAACAAGAAACACTACAATCTGCTGGACATCTAGCAGAGACGATCATCTTATGGACCACGTGGCTCGGAAATCTGAAGAGCAGTGGACATGTGTGGTCTGTACGCTAATAAATAAGCCTTCTTCTAAGGCCTGTGATGCTTGCCTGACTTCAAGGCCTGTTG attCAATACTCAAGAATGAAGACAGTTCTATTGCCTATAGCCACTTAGTGAAGTACCCTTGCAATAGCTTCGGAAAGCCAAATACAGAAGTGAAGATCAACAGGAAAACTGCCTTTGGAACTACAACCCTTGTCTTGACTGATTTTAGCAATAAATCCAGCGCTTTGGAAAGGAAAACGAGCCAAAACCAGACGCTAGATGGGGAGTTTCAAAACTCTTCTCCTACCAACGTCTGTCTTCGTGATACACCACACCCCtccaaggagagaaagaactgTGTAACTCAGCTATCTAATGAAGTCAGCGTAACACCTGCAGTCTGCTCTCCATCCGAATTATTTAGTCCAGCatataaaaaactgaaaagagcGCCCTCCTCATCACCAGATCTCAAAAGTCACAACCGTGGATTTCCCAACAG GGAACTTCAAATTAAGATGACAGATGGCCCCTGTGCAGGGAATGCCAGCAGTCCACGCTGCAGTCAACACCACCGCCTCTGCGCGCTCCGAGTTGTGAGGAAGGATGGCGAAAACAAAGGCAGGCAGTTCTATGCTTGTCCGCTACCTAGAGAAGCACAATGTGGATTTTTCCAA TGGGCAGATTTGTCCTTCCCATCCTGCGACCACGGCAAACGCTCCATCATGAGAACAGTGCTGAAGATCGGACCTAATAATGGaaggaatttttttgtgtgtcctcTCGGGAAGGAAAAACAGTGCAGTTTTTTCCAGTGGGCAGAAAATGGGCCAGGAATAAAAATTCTCCCAGGATGctga